Proteins encoded together in one Saccopteryx leptura isolate mSacLep1 chromosome 7, mSacLep1_pri_phased_curated, whole genome shotgun sequence window:
- the RPRM gene encoding protein reprimo, with the protein MNPTLGNQTDVAGLFLANSSEALERAVRCCTQASVVTDDGFAEGGPDERSLYIMRVVQIAVMCVLSLTVVFGIFFLGCNLLIKSEGMINFLVKDRRPSKEVEAVVVGPY; encoded by the coding sequence ATGAATCCCACGCTGGGCAACCAGACGGATGTGGCCGGCCTGTTCTTGGCCAACAGCAGCGAGGCGCTGGAGCGCGCGGTGCGCTGCTGCACCCAGGCGTCCGTGGTGACCGACGACGGCTTCGCCGAGGGTGGCCCGGACGAGCGCAGCCTATACATCATGCGCGTGGTGCAGATCGCGGTCATGTGCGTGCTGTCGCTCACCGTGGTCTTCGGCATCTTCTTCCTCGGCTGCAACCTCCTCATCAAGTCCGAGGGCATGATCAACTTCCTGGTCAAAGACCGGAGACCGTCTAAGGAAGTGGAGGCGGTGGTCGTGGGGCCCTACTGA